A window of the Acidimicrobiales bacterium genome harbors these coding sequences:
- a CDS encoding FCD domain-containing protein codes for MRKRKGRSLTEDVYEQLRADVLHGKLGAGERLLLDVLARDYGVSLGVVREAVTRLASERLVDAVPQAGFRVRLASPEHLADLTWARCHVERVTVSSSVEHGDTGWEGELVAAHHVLAVTDMLGPDGSANPDWMDAHRRFHTVLASACPNATMQVVRQQLFDEAELYRHLSGRRGIELPTVAVEHRDLLDAALEHDAERAADLIQAHLESTAQRIEFSSPVANDADG; via the coding sequence ATGCGCAAGCGCAAGGGCCGTTCCCTCACCGAAGACGTCTACGAGCAGCTACGGGCCGACGTTCTCCACGGCAAGCTCGGCGCCGGCGAGCGACTCCTGCTCGATGTGCTTGCCCGCGACTACGGCGTCAGCCTCGGGGTGGTGCGAGAGGCGGTGACCCGCCTGGCGTCGGAGCGATTGGTCGACGCCGTACCCCAGGCCGGGTTCCGGGTTCGCCTCGCGTCACCCGAGCATCTCGCCGACCTGACCTGGGCCCGCTGCCACGTCGAGCGGGTCACGGTGTCGTCATCGGTCGAACACGGCGACACGGGTTGGGAGGGCGAACTCGTCGCCGCCCATCACGTGCTCGCAGTCACCGACATGTTGGGACCCGACGGCTCGGCCAACCCCGATTGGATGGACGCCCACCGCCGCTTTCACACCGTGTTGGCCTCGGCGTGCCCGAACGCCACGATGCAGGTCGTCCGCCAGCAGCTGTTCGACGAGGCCGAGCTCTATCGGCATCTCTCGGGCCGACGCGGCATCGAACTGCCGACCGTCGCCGTCGAACACCGAGATCTCCTCGATGCTGCGCTCGAGCATGACGCTGAACGGGCCGCCGACCTGATCCAGGCCCATCTCGAATCGACCGCTCAGCGGATCGAGTTCTCCTCGCCCGTAGCGAACGACGCCGACGGCTGA
- a CDS encoding VOC family protein — protein sequence MHISGMVHVNINCRDYERSLRFYEMLGFREFWVVPETNTPEVAAAVGMPPYQVRGAILTIPGSSPPVVIDLLEWVSPRDESDPYPHLYRPGLARLALRTTDLAADYAALEAEGVEIVGPPATVMMNETSGTRFFCFRDPDGTFLELVESFTVDAEE from the coding sequence GTGCACATCTCGGGCATGGTCCATGTGAACATCAACTGCCGTGACTACGAACGGTCACTTCGGTTCTACGAGATGCTGGGGTTCCGGGAGTTCTGGGTCGTACCGGAGACCAACACGCCCGAGGTTGCCGCTGCCGTCGGCATGCCGCCGTATCAGGTGCGTGGCGCGATCCTGACGATTCCGGGTTCGAGCCCACCGGTCGTGATCGACCTGCTGGAGTGGGTGTCGCCCCGTGACGAGTCCGACCCGTATCCCCATCTCTACCGACCGGGGCTGGCCCGCCTCGCCCTACGGACCACCGACCTGGCCGCCGACTACGCAGCGCTCGAGGCCGAAGGGGTCGAGATCGTCGGTCCGCCCGCCACGGTGATGATGAACGAAACCTCGGGGACTCGCTTCTTCTGCTTCCGGGATCCGGACGGCACCTTCCTCGAACTCGTCGAATCGTTCACGGTCGATGCCGAGGAGTGA
- a CDS encoding fatty acyl-CoA synthetase: MTSTPEITAARRHGIADLLHRTACRRPDHRALVWDGDVDTFAELDRLVTRVANSFADRGVGKGDRIVMFAHNSRDYLVYYFALARLGAISVPANFMLNADELGYIVDHSQPVGYIVEDQLADTMATAWASALGDRAPSVRCWIASAAALPRPDGHEDVATLDAAGRDDSIDVDIDDDDPIQIMYTSGTESRPKGATLTSRALIAQYVSCLVDGGMTSDDIEIHSLPFYHCAQLHCFLTPDVYVGATSIVLPSPDPELICAAIEREKATKLFCPPTVWISIMRSEAFEKYDLSSLRKGYYGASIMPLEVLREIGERLPNVDLWNFYGQTEMAPVATILQPSDQVRKAGSAGLATLNVETRIVDDDDQPVPAGTIGEIVHRSPQAMIGYWNDPEKTAATFKNGWFHSGDLGIMDDEGYLTVVDRKKDMIKSGGENVASKEVEDCLFQHPSVAEVAVFGVPDPKWIEAVAACVVLRAGASATPDELIAFTRERLAGYKTPKHVNIVEQLPKNPSGKILKRDLRVAFAP; encoded by the coding sequence ATGACGAGCACTCCAGAGATCACTGCTGCGCGACGCCACGGCATCGCCGACCTGCTCCACCGCACGGCCTGCCGTCGGCCCGACCATCGGGCGCTGGTGTGGGACGGTGACGTCGACACGTTCGCCGAGCTCGATCGGCTGGTCACACGGGTGGCGAACTCGTTCGCCGATCGAGGCGTCGGCAAGGGCGACCGGATCGTGATGTTCGCCCACAACTCGCGGGACTACCTCGTCTACTACTTCGCTCTGGCCCGACTCGGTGCCATCTCGGTCCCGGCCAATTTCATGCTCAACGCCGACGAGCTCGGCTACATCGTCGACCACTCCCAACCCGTCGGCTACATCGTCGAGGACCAGCTGGCCGACACCATGGCGACGGCGTGGGCAAGCGCGCTCGGCGACCGTGCGCCTTCGGTTCGCTGCTGGATCGCCAGCGCGGCGGCACTCCCCCGCCCCGACGGTCACGAGGACGTGGCCACGCTTGACGCCGCAGGCCGAGACGACTCGATCGACGTCGACATCGACGACGACGATCCGATCCAGATCATGTACACGAGCGGCACCGAGTCCCGACCCAAGGGCGCCACGCTCACCAGTCGGGCCCTCATCGCCCAGTATGTGAGCTGTCTCGTCGACGGCGGCATGACGAGCGACGACATCGAGATCCACTCGCTGCCCTTCTACCACTGCGCCCAGCTCCACTGCTTCCTCACACCCGACGTGTACGTCGGGGCGACCAGCATCGTGTTGCCCAGCCCCGACCCCGAGCTGATCTGTGCGGCGATCGAGCGGGAGAAGGCGACCAAGTTGTTCTGTCCACCGACGGTGTGGATCTCGATCATGCGCTCGGAAGCCTTCGAGAAGTACGACCTGTCGTCGTTGCGCAAGGGGTACTACGGAGCGTCGATCATGCCGCTCGAGGTGCTGCGCGAAATCGGCGAACGCCTCCCGAACGTCGACCTGTGGAACTTCTACGGCCAGACCGAGATGGCACCGGTCGCCACGATCCTCCAACCCAGCGATCAGGTGCGAAAGGCCGGATCGGCCGGCTTGGCGACACTGAACGTCGAGACCCGGATCGTCGACGACGACGATCAGCCGGTACCGGCGGGCACGATCGGCGAGATCGTGCATCGGAGCCCGCAGGCCATGATCGGCTACTGGAACGATCCGGAGAAGACCGCCGCCACGTTCAAGAACGGCTGGTTCCACTCGGGCGACCTCGGGATCATGGACGACGAGGGGTATCTCACTGTCGTCGACCGAAAGAAGGACATGATCAAGTCCGGCGGCGAGAACGTGGCGAGCAAGGAAGTCGAGGACTGCCTCTTCCAACATCCGTCCGTCGCCGAGGTCGCCGTCTTCGGTGTCCCCGACCCCAAGTGGATCGAGGCCGTGGCGGCGTGTGTGGTGCTGCGAGCCGGCGCATCGGCCACCCCCGACGAGCTGATCGCCTTCACGCGGGAACGCCTCGCCGGCTACAAGACGCCGAAGCACGTCAACATCGTCGAGCAGCTCCCGAAGAACCCGAGCGGCAAGATCCTCAAGCGCGACCTTCGAGTCGCCTTCGCTCCGTGA
- a CDS encoding MBL fold metallo-hydrolase, protein MIMPIADRWFENRAVDDGITLWWEPHVVPLMRCNIWHVRGRDRDLVIDTGMGVLSLVEAMGEVLDKPVSAVATHGHDDHIGSHHEFADVLVHPAESHRLEQPTMTSLDPLVAWGPEAVAGLERAGYAMTDPLFVSALPAGYRLDAFAQQPARVTRLVDEGDTVDLGDRRFEVLHLPGHSPGSIGLWESATGTLFSGDAVYDGPLLDELEDSDIDAYCSTMRRLLELPVTVVHGGHDPSFGRDRLRAIARAYLDHRA, encoded by the coding sequence ATGATCATGCCGATCGCCGACCGCTGGTTCGAGAACCGAGCCGTCGACGACGGCATCACGTTGTGGTGGGAGCCGCACGTCGTGCCCCTCATGCGATGCAACATCTGGCACGTGCGAGGACGCGACCGTGACCTGGTCATCGACACCGGGATGGGCGTCCTCAGCCTCGTCGAGGCGATGGGCGAGGTCCTCGACAAGCCGGTGAGCGCCGTTGCCACGCATGGACACGACGACCACATCGGCTCACATCACGAGTTCGCCGACGTGCTCGTCCACCCAGCGGAATCGCACCGTCTCGAACAACCGACGATGACGTCCCTGGACCCGTTGGTGGCCTGGGGTCCCGAGGCGGTCGCCGGGCTCGAACGGGCCGGCTATGCGATGACCGATCCGCTCTTCGTGAGCGCCCTGCCTGCCGGCTACCGCCTCGACGCGTTCGCCCAGCAACCGGCCCGTGTCACTCGCCTGGTCGACGAGGGCGACACGGTCGATCTCGGTGATCGCCGCTTCGAAGTGCTCCACCTTCCCGGACACTCCCCCGGATCGATCGGCTTGTGGGAGTCGGCCACGGGCACGCTCTTCTCCGGCGACGCCGTCTACGACGGTCCGCTGCTGGACGAACTGGAAGACTCCGACATCGACGCCTACTGCTCGACCATGCGTCGACTCCTCGAGCTGCCGGTCACCGTCGTCCATGGAGGACACGATCCGAGCTTCGGCCGCGACCGCCTCCGAGCCATCGCCCGCGCCTACCTCGACCACCGCGCCTGA
- a CDS encoding alpha/beta hydrolase fold domain-containing protein, whose protein sequence is MSKIVSDPRIDPRIKATMGAMPESSPSDVADRDTLLAQNNTPEAKAMQAMMVAGLDMLDREDIAPSDGLDIHEFEFTSQPDGNTVKVNFMRPKAATGPVPCVYYIHGGGMQSLSAFDGMYRSWGRIIANQGVAVAMVDFRNCLIASSAPEVEPFPAGLNDCVAGLKHVIEHAESLGIDPAHVIVAGESGGGNLSIATTMKLSRDGDLGLIRGLYALCPYIAGEWPQDRFPSSTENEGILLSLHNNNGRIAYGIEEFEAKNPLAWPSFATEDDVKDFPPTMISVNECDPLRDEGIEFYRLLVRAGVSAQCRQVMGTIHGTEIFSAACPDISYETARSMAHFCATI, encoded by the coding sequence ATGAGCAAGATCGTCTCCGACCCACGTATCGACCCCCGGATCAAGGCAACGATGGGGGCGATGCCCGAGTCGTCGCCCAGCGACGTCGCCGACCGCGACACTCTTCTCGCACAGAACAACACGCCCGAGGCCAAAGCGATGCAGGCGATGATGGTGGCCGGGCTGGACATGCTCGACCGGGAAGACATTGCGCCCTCCGACGGGCTCGACATCCACGAGTTCGAGTTCACCTCGCAGCCCGATGGCAACACGGTGAAGGTGAACTTCATGCGGCCGAAGGCGGCGACCGGCCCCGTGCCGTGCGTGTACTACATCCATGGCGGTGGCATGCAGTCGCTGTCTGCCTTCGACGGCATGTATCGCTCGTGGGGTCGCATCATCGCCAATCAGGGTGTCGCCGTCGCCATGGTCGATTTCCGCAACTGTCTCATCGCCTCCAGCGCCCCCGAGGTCGAGCCGTTCCCCGCCGGCCTGAACGACTGTGTCGCCGGACTCAAGCACGTCATCGAGCACGCCGAGTCGCTCGGCATCGACCCGGCCCATGTCATCGTCGCCGGTGAGTCCGGTGGCGGGAACCTCTCGATCGCCACCACGATGAAGCTGAGCCGAGACGGCGATCTCGGTCTGATCCGAGGGCTCTATGCCCTGTGCCCCTACATCGCCGGTGAGTGGCCGCAAGACCGGTTCCCGTCGTCGACCGAGAACGAGGGCATCCTGCTCAGCCTCCACAACAACAACGGGCGCATTGCGTACGGGATCGAAGAGTTCGAGGCGAAGAATCCGTTGGCCTGGCCGTCGTTCGCGACCGAGGACGACGTGAAGGACTTCCCTCCCACCATGATCAGCGTCAACGAGTGCGATCCGCTGCGCGACGAGGGCATCGAGTTCTACCGCCTGCTCGTGCGGGCAGGCGTCAGTGCGCAATGCCGCCAGGTCATGGGCACGATCCACGGCACCGAGATCTTCTCGGCTGCGTGCCCCGACATCAGCTACGAGACGGCCCGCAGCATGGCGCATTTCTGCGCCACGATCTGA
- a CDS encoding TauD/TfdA family dioxygenase codes for MLDQAITGPANGFLGGPRVGDVPVPPTHGRFTITPLSPTIGGVVEGISLADDVDAELFELLNAALLDWKVLFFRHQDITNEQHLRFAANWGDVESHPFFSVLHPDEHRPEVVRFEKGENVSGYENMWHSDVSWRAEPSLGSVLRAVEVPAAGGDTLWADMGLAYDHLTPAMKERLQGMTAIHDWIKSFGAVMAPEMRDTLRPDFPPSEHPVVRTHPETGRKLLYVNRIFTDHLVGLEPDESAELLDFLCLQANFPEYQCRWHWEAGDVALWDNRSTQHYAVSDYAPQRRVMERITIIGDKPY; via the coding sequence ATGCTCGATCAAGCCATCACCGGACCGGCCAACGGATTTCTCGGCGGGCCGCGTGTCGGCGACGTCCCGGTGCCGCCGACCCACGGTCGGTTTACGATCACGCCGCTGTCGCCGACCATCGGCGGTGTCGTCGAAGGGATCTCGCTGGCCGATGACGTCGATGCCGAGCTGTTCGAATTGCTGAACGCTGCGCTGCTGGACTGGAAGGTCCTCTTCTTCCGTCACCAAGACATCACCAATGAGCAACATTTGCGATTCGCTGCGAACTGGGGTGATGTCGAGAGCCACCCGTTCTTCAGCGTGCTGCATCCCGACGAACACCGGCCCGAGGTGGTGCGTTTCGAGAAGGGCGAGAACGTCTCGGGCTACGAGAACATGTGGCACAGCGATGTCTCGTGGCGAGCGGAGCCCTCGCTCGGCTCGGTGCTACGGGCCGTCGAGGTGCCGGCCGCCGGCGGCGACACGCTGTGGGCCGACATGGGGCTGGCCTACGACCATCTCACGCCGGCCATGAAGGAGCGGCTCCAGGGAATGACCGCCATCCACGACTGGATCAAGTCCTTCGGCGCCGTGATGGCGCCCGAGATGCGAGACACCTTGCGCCCCGACTTCCCACCGTCGGAGCACCCGGTGGTGCGCACCCATCCCGAGACCGGGCGCAAGCTCCTCTACGTCAACCGGATCTTCACCGACCATCTGGTCGGTCTCGAGCCGGACGAGAGCGCCGAGCTCCTCGACTTCCTCTGCCTCCAGGCCAACTTCCCGGAGTATCAGTGCCGCTGGCACTGGGAGGCCGGCGACGTTGCCCTCTGGGACAACCGCTCGACCCAGCACTACGCGGTGTCGGACTACGCCCCGCAGCGACGAGTGATGGAGCGGATCACCATCATCGGCGACAAGCCCTACTGA
- a CDS encoding DUF1214 domain-containing protein, with protein sequence METVDENDGASGVADDVQGAAAWQAMVDGLAAAGRAMADHVADLSPAEQADGFRALLRSLNNQLGRFEVDRADPELVPFNGWREKFFMDNPDFHYWVADIDDGRRYRLTGRIGDASYTSITAYAAGGIIDASAASRLDQDSLELEADGSFEVMVSREQPPAGNWLPLPQGANSIWVRSFYDDVHRDAHGEVHIEALDSASVPPLIDTDRFVHRLQRLGKGARSTVRGISTSVAEDLARPNEVRVWEEMQGGAAFTEPGIHYQRGAWQLGERQALEIRLTPVECRYWNLMLYSRFLNSLDHRHRPVSLTGARAIAEDDSSVRVLLSATDPGEGNWLDTEGRPFGIFVVRWLHAETAPQLPELRVVDLPGASR encoded by the coding sequence ATGGAGACAGTCGACGAGAACGACGGGGCGTCCGGTGTCGCAGATGACGTGCAGGGTGCCGCCGCATGGCAGGCGATGGTCGACGGCCTGGCAGCTGCCGGGCGTGCCATGGCGGATCACGTCGCCGATCTGTCGCCGGCAGAACAGGCCGACGGGTTCCGGGCGTTGCTGCGTTCGCTCAACAACCAGCTCGGGCGGTTCGAGGTCGATCGGGCCGACCCCGAGCTCGTGCCGTTCAACGGGTGGCGCGAGAAGTTCTTCATGGACAATCCGGACTTTCACTACTGGGTGGCCGACATCGACGATGGCCGTCGCTACCGATTGACCGGTCGCATCGGGGATGCGTCCTACACCTCGATCACCGCATACGCCGCGGGTGGCATCATCGATGCCTCGGCGGCGTCCCGCCTCGACCAGGACTCCCTCGAGCTCGAGGCCGACGGAAGCTTCGAGGTCATGGTGTCTCGCGAGCAGCCGCCGGCGGGCAACTGGCTGCCATTGCCACAGGGGGCGAACTCGATCTGGGTTCGCAGCTTCTACGACGATGTGCATCGCGACGCGCACGGCGAGGTGCACATCGAAGCGCTCGATTCGGCTTCCGTGCCGCCGTTGATCGACACCGACCGTTTCGTCCACCGTCTGCAACGCCTCGGGAAGGGTGCCCGCTCGACCGTACGCGGTATCTCGACGTCGGTCGCCGAGGACCTCGCCCGTCCGAACGAGGTGCGAGTGTGGGAGGAGATGCAGGGCGGTGCGGCCTTCACCGAGCCCGGCATCCACTACCAGCGGGGTGCGTGGCAGCTCGGTGAGCGCCAGGCGCTCGAGATCCGCCTGACACCGGTGGAGTGCCGCTACTGGAACCTGATGCTCTACAGCCGGTTCCTCAACTCCCTCGACCACCGACATCGGCCGGTGTCGCTGACCGGCGCTCGCGCGATCGCCGAAGATGACAGCTCGGTGCGGGTGCTGCTCTCGGCCACCGACCCCGGCGAGGGCAACTGGCTCGATACCGAAGGCCGGCCGTTCGGGATCTTCGTGGTGCGGTGGCTCCATGCCGAGACGGCCCCGCAGCTGCCCGAGCTCCGAGTGGTCGACCTCCCAGGAGCGTCGCGATGA
- a CDS encoding sulfotransferase translates to MSERLDVDELAGRALGEAPVASLGPDDWQEALEVFVRSVNDDARLHRRGMAMAGATAVGRLRARMAIDRWYEHHPARVGARPEAPIFIIGGWRTGTTFLQRLLAASPTLRALHPWELGAPWKAAGADEQTRAQLIAAAQVGHDRLHELSPQLQVVHDSGADLPEECVLALGTTMRNWGFLSTMRLTGYADWLTGQDFGPEYEAYARVLAMLDDRDGRRFVLKAPAHTAELMSLIEAFPDATVVHLHRDVVETVASGSSLFAVFRSIYSDEVDPIDVGDFQARTTLLWFERAMAARDECERRGVGRFVDVAYTDFVADPLATARAVHEAADLGWNTTIEQALRERLDERATKPHGRHEYTPEQFGLDADEIRRRFSSYTQRFGVN, encoded by the coding sequence ATGAGCGAGCGACTCGATGTCGACGAGTTGGCTGGCCGGGCGCTCGGCGAAGCGCCGGTTGCGTCCCTCGGCCCCGACGACTGGCAGGAGGCGCTCGAGGTGTTCGTGCGCTCGGTCAACGATGACGCCCGGCTGCACCGGCGGGGCATGGCCATGGCCGGGGCGACGGCGGTCGGTCGGCTCCGTGCCCGCATGGCCATCGACCGCTGGTACGAGCACCACCCCGCCCGCGTCGGCGCCCGCCCCGAGGCACCGATCTTCATCATCGGCGGATGGCGGACCGGCACCACGTTCCTCCAGCGGTTGCTCGCTGCGTCACCGACCCTGCGTGCTCTGCACCCGTGGGAGCTGGGCGCGCCATGGAAGGCCGCCGGTGCCGACGAGCAAACGAGGGCGCAGCTCATCGCGGCGGCGCAGGTTGGCCACGATCGGCTGCACGAGCTGAGCCCCCAACTCCAGGTGGTCCACGACTCCGGTGCCGATCTGCCCGAGGAGTGTGTCCTGGCGCTCGGCACCACCATGCGGAACTGGGGGTTCTTGTCGACGATGCGGCTCACCGGCTACGCCGATTGGCTGACTGGGCAGGACTTCGGCCCGGAGTACGAGGCCTACGCCCGAGTGCTCGCGATGCTCGACGACCGCGATGGGCGCCGCTTCGTGCTCAAGGCCCCGGCCCACACCGCCGAGCTGATGTCGCTGATCGAGGCGTTCCCCGATGCGACCGTCGTCCATCTGCATCGCGATGTCGTCGAGACGGTTGCGTCGGGATCGAGCCTCTTTGCCGTGTTCCGCTCGATCTACTCCGACGAGGTCGACCCGATCGATGTCGGTGACTTCCAGGCCCGCACGACCCTGCTCTGGTTCGAGCGGGCGATGGCCGCCCGTGACGAGTGCGAGCGCCGCGGTGTCGGGCGGTTCGTCGACGTCGCCTACACCGACTTCGTTGCCGATCCGCTGGCGACGGCCCGTGCCGTCCACGAGGCGGCGGATCTCGGATGGAACACCACCATCGAGCAGGCACTGCGCGAGCGGCTCGACGAGCGGGCGACAAAGCCGCACGGAAGGCACGAGTACACGCCCGAACAGTTCGGCCTCGACGCTGATGAGATCCGGCGCCGGTTCTCGTCGTACACCCAGCGCTTCGGTGTGAACTGA
- a CDS encoding TetR family transcriptional regulator: protein MPSDAEERMIEAAERIAAEEGLGAMSLRAVQAAAGQRNKSAAQYHFGSREGLIERIVVHRMGPINERRVEMLGTLPDEATLADLVEVFVRPTAEAVLSGRPSYWARFVIAGTADPTVADVVRVHLQGEGFRVIARRLLAALDHLPEATRARRLEQVFSLVFASLARAEREPMVDDVDALITDLVVVCVAILAVGTSPSTAGIEARALTD from the coding sequence GTGCCAAGCGACGCCGAAGAACGCATGATCGAAGCGGCCGAGCGCATCGCCGCCGAGGAAGGTCTCGGAGCGATGTCGCTCCGGGCGGTCCAGGCCGCTGCCGGCCAGCGCAACAAGTCGGCGGCCCAGTACCACTTCGGTTCGCGCGAAGGATTGATCGAACGCATCGTCGTGCACCGCATGGGCCCTATCAACGAGCGTCGGGTAGAGATGCTCGGCACCCTGCCGGACGAGGCGACGCTCGCCGACCTGGTAGAGGTGTTCGTCCGGCCGACCGCCGAGGCGGTCCTGTCCGGACGTCCGAGCTACTGGGCCCGGTTCGTCATCGCCGGCACCGCCGACCCGACCGTGGCCGACGTGGTGCGAGTCCACCTCCAGGGCGAAGGATTCCGGGTGATCGCCCGGCGTCTGTTGGCTGCGCTCGACCATCTACCCGAGGCGACTCGTGCTCGCCGTCTGGAACAGGTGTTCAGCCTGGTCTTCGCCAGCTTGGCCCGGGCGGAACGCGAGCCCATGGTCGACGACGTCGATGCGCTCATCACCGACCTGGTCGTCGTCTGTGTCGCCATCCTCGCCGTCGGTACCTCCCCGTCAACGGCCGGAATTGAGGCGCGCGCCTTGACAGATTGA
- a CDS encoding SDR family oxidoreductase yields the protein MSTGDGRVAGRVVVVTGAASGLGAADSRALVAEGAHVVMTDIDTDAGSSLADELGAVFLPHDVSDEAAWAEVMTEVEQRYGQLDALVNNAGIAPIADIEHTSTEIWRRTLAIHLDGTFFGCRSAIPLLRSSGGGSIVNMSSTAALTGIAPYAAYSAAKGGIRSLSKAVAAYCRQNKLGIRCNSVHPGSINTPMVHQALDSLMGIDLPGADDPEALRQRLGVGEPSDVAHLVVFLVSDESKHINGAELVIDNGDTVVS from the coding sequence GTGAGCACGGGCGACGGGCGCGTTGCCGGCAGGGTCGTCGTGGTGACCGGTGCTGCCTCTGGACTCGGGGCGGCCGACAGTCGCGCCCTGGTGGCCGAAGGCGCCCACGTGGTGATGACCGACATCGACACCGACGCCGGGTCGTCGCTCGCCGACGAACTCGGTGCCGTGTTCCTCCCACACGACGTGAGCGACGAGGCCGCCTGGGCCGAGGTGATGACCGAGGTCGAACAGCGCTACGGGCAGCTCGATGCACTGGTCAACAACGCAGGCATTGCGCCGATCGCCGACATCGAGCACACCTCGACCGAGATCTGGCGCCGGACGCTGGCCATCCATCTCGACGGCACCTTCTTCGGATGCCGTTCCGCCATCCCACTCCTGCGTTCGAGTGGAGGCGGATCGATCGTCAACATGTCGTCGACCGCGGCGCTCACCGGCATCGCCCCGTACGCCGCCTACTCGGCGGCCAAGGGTGGCATCCGCTCGCTGTCCAAGGCCGTTGCGGCGTACTGCCGGCAGAACAAGCTCGGCATCCGATGCAACTCGGTCCATCCGGGCAGCATCAACACCCCAATGGTCCACCAGGCACTCGACTCCCTCATGGGGATCGACCTGCCGGGCGCCGACGATCCGGAGGCGCTCCGGCAGCGACTCGGTGTCGGCGAACCGAGTGACGTGGCCCACCTCGTCGTCTTCCTGGTGAGCGACGAGTCGAAACACATCAACGGCGCCGAACTCGTCATTGACAACGGCGACACGGTGGTCTCCTGA
- a CDS encoding site-specific DNA-methyltransferase, with translation MNERSDRTQTSSFGVGRREGHDASTFYARFAPPELSDDETVNRPDALIDKLGSGAALVGSSADMSELPDNSVALVITSPPYFVGKEYELAVTGDADGVSQIPGSYLEFLDMLRDVFAECRRVLEPGGRIAVNVANLGRKPYRSLSADVISILQDDLGLLLRGEVIWEKASTSSGSCAWGSFAKASNPVLRDMTERVIIASKGRFSRALTTKQRERQGLPYESTITNDEFLDVTRDVWRIDAESATRIGHPAPFPIELPRRLIDLYSYTGDIVLDPFLGSGTTLVAAARAGRIGVGYDTDPAFASLAEQRLDAELERIDRLDAAVGSLDQRPIEQQREIVGSLSIDDRQEFFQALAVSEGKKVQDLAERRLHEAGFGDIRAKAKHSPGILEFDFQIVSPASGTRWWVDASGAFTSSRPGLQRIDAVWKLLGRLNVLQAMSGASTERAIVLTSSLPRVGSPAHKALRAVGPEVIFDLIEIYDPAGLERLRRYATDPDPVPLVGFWSEEDLSRNS, from the coding sequence ATGAACGAGCGGAGCGATCGGACGCAGACCTCCTCTTTCGGCGTTGGCCGCCGCGAGGGTCACGACGCGTCGACGTTCTATGCCCGGTTCGCCCCGCCGGAACTCTCCGACGACGAGACGGTCAACCGTCCCGACGCCCTGATCGACAAGCTCGGCTCGGGCGCTGCCCTCGTCGGCTCGTCGGCCGACATGAGCGAACTTCCCGACAACTCCGTCGCGCTCGTGATCACGTCACCTCCCTACTTCGTCGGCAAGGAGTACGAGCTCGCCGTGACGGGCGATGCCGACGGGGTCAGCCAGATCCCCGGGAGCTACCTCGAGTTCCTCGACATGCTGCGCGACGTCTTCGCCGAATGCCGACGTGTCCTCGAGCCGGGCGGGCGCATCGCCGTCAACGTGGCCAACCTCGGCCGCAAGCCCTACCGCAGCCTGAGCGCCGACGTGATCTCGATCCTCCAGGACGACCTGGGGCTGCTCCTGCGAGGAGAGGTCATCTGGGAGAAGGCGTCGACATCGTCGGGATCGTGCGCCTGGGGTTCGTTCGCCAAGGCATCGAACCCGGTCCTGCGCGACATGACCGAACGGGTCATCATCGCCTCGAAGGGCCGGTTCTCCCGAGCACTCACGACCAAACAGCGCGAGCGCCAGGGCCTCCCCTACGAATCGACGATCACCAACGACGAGTTCCTCGACGTCACCCGCGACGTCTGGCGGATCGACGCCGAGTCGGCCACCCGCATCGGTCACCCGGCGCCGTTCCCGATCGAGCTGCCGCGACGGCTGATCGACCTCTACAGCTACACCGGCGACATCGTGCTCGACCCGTTCCTCGGGTCCGGCACCACCCTGGTCGCTGCCGCCCGTGCCGGCCGCATCGGGGTCGGCTACGACACCGATCCCGCCTTCGCTTCCTTGGCCGAGCAGCGGCTCGACGCCGAGCTGGAGCGGATCGACCGGCTCGACGCCGCGGTCGGGTCGCTCGATCAGCGCCCGATCGAGCAGCAGCGAGAGATCGTTGGCAGCCTGTCGATCGATGACCGCCAAGAGTTCTTCCAAGCGCTCGCCGTGAGCGAAGGGAAGAAGGTCCAAGATCTCGCCGAGCGGCGACTGCACGAAGCCGGCTTCGGCGACATCCGAGCGAAGGCGAAGCACTCACCGGGCATCCTCGAGTTCGACTTCCAGATCGTCAGCCCGGCGAGCGGCACCCGCTGGTGGGTCGACGCCTCCGGCGCCTTCACCTCGAGCCGGCCCGGGCTCCAGCGCATCGATGCCGTCTGGAAGCTGCTCGGGCGCCTCAACGTGCTGCAGGCCATGTCCGGTGCGTCGACCGAGCGGGCGATCGTGTTGACCTCCAGCCTTCCCCGTGTTGGGTCGCCAGCGCACAAGGCGCTGCGCGCCGTCGGCCCGGAGGTGATCTTCGACCTCATCGAGATCTATGACCCCGCCGGGCTCGAACGACTGCGCCGCTACGCGACCGATCCCGACCCGGTACCGCTCGTTGGCTTCTGGTCGGAGGAGGACCTCAGCAGGAACTCCTGA